The Pseudalkalibacillus hwajinpoensis DNA window CTATGTTGGAGTTGAGGAACGATGGTGATCGTACTCATTAAGTTATGTATTTCAGCTTTACTCGGGTTATTGATTGGCATTGAGCGTGAATTGAAGCATAAACCGCTTGGACTTAAGACGTGTATCGTCATTGCGGTTAGCAGCTGCCTGTTAACCATCGTTTCCATCGAATCGGCTGAAGCTTTTGCGGAACTTTCGACAAATATTCGGACGGATCCGATGCGGCTTGCGGCTCAAATTGTTTCTGGTATTGGTTTTATTGGTGCGGGTGTCATCCTCCGCAGAAATAATGATGCGATTTCTGGATTAACCACGGCGGCAATTATCTGGGGAGCGTCCGGATTAGGCATCGCGGCCGGTGCAGGATTTTATTATGAAGCGTTTGTTGGAGCGGGTTTAATTCTTTTTAGCGTGAATATTTTACCCTGGATTATTAAACGCATCGGCCCAAAGGCGCTTAGACAGCGTGAGATGCGGGCGAAAATAACCCTTAAGAAGAGCGTGGATGTGAGCGCGTTTATGGATGTCATTGATATGCATGATTTTGAGATCCACCACGTTCGTGTGCGAGATACGAAAGATAAAAATCCTCAGGTTGAGCTTAAGTTAATGACGTTTGAGGAGAACAAGACGACGGATATTTATCAGCTATTAAGAAATGTGGAGGGGGTAAATGAAGTAGAGGTCGAGGGATGAGGATAGAAACAAGTTAAACTAAAAACTCGCATCTTAAGGGGAAAAGAGGGACTGTAGATATTCATTGCAAGCCATGTATGTAATATAAACCATCCTTACGAAACAGCCGAAGCATTAACAGATGTTACCTCCTATAAGCTACTTGGTGGGGAAGAGGCCATCAGTGAATCAGTTCGAGAGGAAATTTATATTTTTAGAGATTATGGAGGTTGATAAAGATTTTGTTAGCGATTTAGTTATTAGGAGATATGGGAAAAGGGTGCAGAGGAAGCTTCTCTGCACCCTTTTTCTGTGAATGTCGTAGTAGGGATCAGGCATAAATGGTATTGATAATTATGGAACTTAGCTTGTCATTATAACAGGGCAAACTCATACCCCTGTGCACGGATTTCTCGAATCAGTGCTGGTAAAATTGCTAACGTCTGTTTCAATTCATGGAGAAGGATGATCGCGTCATCTTCAAGGTTTGTAACCACGTTATGCATAATCTGATCCGGATTGTGAGCGAGCTCCCAGTCCATCGAACTAATTCGCCACATGACGGTTGTTAATCCTAGATCCTGAGCGGCTTTAATGGTGTCAGCGTTATATTGGCCGAACGGTGGTCTGAAATAAGTAACCGGAGTCCCGGTAATACGCTCTATTTTTTGCTTGCTGTTTGAGAGTTCCCGGAACTGTTCTGGATAACTGAGATTTGTTAAATTAGGATGCTTGCATGAATGCGTCCCGATCGTATGATCTTCATCAAGCACCCTTTTCCACGGTCTTTCCGCGTAAAGCAGTCGCGACTGCCAGAAAAACATCGCACGGACATCTTCCTTTTTTAAAATATCAAGAATCTTAGGGAGTACGCGTGAAGGCCCGTCATCAAATGTTAAAAAGACTGTTTTACTGGTGCTTTTCGTCCCGTTTAGTATTACATCCTTATCGTTAGAGTCGTACACGACCCTTGTGTGGTCAACTACTCATGGGCTTTTTAACATCAGGTTTTCCTCCTGTCGTTTATCCCAGCCTTAAGGGGCAGTAAAACCCCCACCTCAGGGATGTAAATCAATCGAGACGTTTAGGTGGGGGTCAACTGCCCTTAAAG harbors:
- a CDS encoding MgtC/SapB family protein: MVIVLIKLCISALLGLLIGIERELKHKPLGLKTCIVIAVSSCLLTIVSIESAEAFAELSTNIRTDPMRLAAQIVSGIGFIGAGVILRRNNDAISGLTTAAIIWGASGLGIAAGAGFYYEAFVGAGLILFSVNILPWIIKRIGPKALRQREMRAKITLKKSVDVSAFMDVIDMHDFEIHHVRVRDTKDKNPQVELKLMTFEENKTTDIYQLLRNVEGVNEVEVEG
- a CDS encoding polysaccharide deacetylase family protein → MYDSNDKDVILNGTKSTSKTVFLTFDDGPSRVLPKILDILKKEDVRAMFFWQSRLLYAERPWKRVLDEDHTIGTHSCKHPNLTNLSYPEQFRELSNSKQKIERITGTPVTYFRPPFGQYNADTIKAAQDLGLTTVMWRISSMDWELAHNPDQIMHNVVTNLEDDAIILLHELKQTLAILPALIREIRAQGYEFALL